One Halomonas sp. M4R1S46 genomic window carries:
- a CDS encoding IS481 family transposase, with translation MNTHKNARLTLHGRALLVRRVVDEGLRPVEVAKAQGVSVRTVYKWVRRYRQEGEAGLQDRSSRPRRCPHAVPAEVREQVLERRQQRQTYRQIAERLGIGHSTVARLLEREGLNRLSALAPARPVNRYEHDAPGDLLHLDIKKLGRFERPGHRVTGDRQQNTRGAGWEYVHIAIDDHSRVAFGTRYPDETGWSACYALLEAVRYYRNLGIRFSRVLTDNGGCYKSKPFRRLCRRLGLKRKRTRPYTPRTNGKAERFIQTALREWAYARSYISSEERGRHLPAWLHQYNWHRPHASLDYRPPVSRLRLSVNNLVGLHS, from the coding sequence ATGAACACCCATAAGAATGCCCGTCTTACCCTGCATGGTCGAGCCCTGCTGGTCCGCCGAGTCGTTGACGAAGGGCTTCGGCCAGTGGAGGTCGCCAAGGCGCAAGGTGTCAGTGTGAGGACGGTCTACAAGTGGGTGCGCCGCTACCGGCAAGAGGGTGAGGCCGGGCTGCAGGACCGCTCTTCTCGTCCCCGTCGCTGCCCTCATGCGGTCCCTGCCGAGGTTCGCGAGCAGGTCCTCGAGCGTCGCCAGCAGCGCCAGACCTACCGCCAGATCGCCGAGCGGTTAGGGATCGGACACAGCACGGTCGCACGGCTCCTCGAACGCGAGGGGCTGAATCGTCTCTCGGCCTTGGCACCTGCCCGTCCCGTGAATCGTTACGAGCATGACGCGCCGGGAGATCTACTGCACCTGGACATCAAGAAACTCGGCCGCTTCGAACGCCCAGGGCATCGTGTCACCGGCGATCGCCAGCAGAACACGCGGGGCGCCGGCTGGGAGTATGTTCACATCGCCATCGACGATCACTCGCGGGTCGCTTTCGGCACCCGCTATCCCGATGAAACCGGTTGGAGTGCGTGCTATGCCCTATTGGAGGCCGTGCGTTACTACAGGAACCTGGGCATTCGCTTCTCGCGCGTGCTGACCGACAATGGTGGATGCTACAAATCCAAGCCGTTCCGCCGCCTGTGCCGGCGTCTGGGACTGAAGCGCAAACGCACTCGACCCTATACGCCCCGCACCAATGGCAAGGCAGAGCGGTTCATTCAGACCGCGCTGCGGGAATGGGCCTACGCCCGGTCATACATCAGCTCGGAGGAGCGAGGCAGGCATCTGCCTGCCTGGCTTCATCAGTACAACTGGCATCGGCCACATGCCAGTCTGGATTATCGGCCTCCGGTTAGCCGGCTGAGGCTTTCCGTGAACAACCTGGTGGGTTTACACAGCTAG
- a CDS encoding TatD family hydrolase, translated as MADATPPFDDVLPEALRFRSPAPLVDIGANLTHDSFARDLEATITRARAAGVTTLILTGTDREHAEQAVKLARRHPGLYATAGVHPHDASQWSPSLAAAMCELHREPEVVAVGECGLDFNRNFSAPAEQERAFEAQLGLAAESGLPLFLHERDAGRRMREMLHAWRDDISRAVIHCFTADRETLYGYRDLDLHIGLTGWLCDERRGHHLRALVGEIPLERMMVETDCPYLLPRNLPAKLKGRRHEPALLPWIVREIAHWRGLTEAELAQATTATALAFFGLDTNHDAHHALEEGPRHG; from the coding sequence GTGGCCGACGCAACGCCCCCCTTCGATGATGTGCTGCCCGAGGCGCTGAGGTTCCGTTCACCGGCCCCGCTGGTCGACATCGGCGCCAACCTGACCCACGACAGCTTCGCCCGCGACCTCGAGGCGACGATCACCCGCGCCCGGGCCGCCGGCGTGACGACCCTGATCCTCACCGGCACCGACCGCGAGCATGCCGAGCAGGCCGTGAAGCTGGCGCGCCGCCATCCGGGCCTGTACGCCACCGCCGGCGTGCATCCCCACGATGCCAGCCAGTGGTCGCCGAGCCTCGCGGCCGCCATGTGCGAGCTGCACCGCGAACCGGAGGTGGTCGCGGTGGGCGAATGCGGCCTGGACTTCAATCGCAACTTCTCGGCCCCCGCCGAGCAGGAACGCGCCTTCGAGGCCCAGCTCGGCCTGGCCGCGGAGAGCGGCCTGCCGCTGTTCCTGCACGAGCGCGATGCCGGCCGCCGCATGCGCGAGATGCTGCATGCCTGGCGCGACGACATCTCCCGGGCGGTGATCCACTGCTTCACCGCCGACCGCGAGACCCTCTACGGCTACCGGGACCTCGACCTGCATATCGGCCTGACCGGCTGGCTGTGCGACGAGCGTCGCGGCCACCACCTGCGCGCGCTGGTCGGCGAGATTCCCCTGGAGCGGATGATGGTGGAAACCGACTGCCCCTACCTGTTGCCGCGCAATTTACCTGCCAAACTCAAGGGCAGGCGCCACGAGCCGGCCCTGCTGCCCTGGATCGTGCGCGAGATCGCCCACTGGCGCGGACTGACGGAGGCCGAGCTGGCCCAGGCCACCACCGCCACCGCCCTCGCCTTCTTCGGGCTCGACACGAACCACGATGCACATCACGCCCTCGAGGAGGGGCCCCGACATGGATGA
- a CDS encoding elongation factor P hydroxylase: MSHRLEDVIALFDGLFLPTYRTRLVRGGDEPLYLPADADTPWHRVIFARGFYASALHEISHWCIAGARRRALEDYGYWYLPDGRDAEQQRAFESVEVAPQALESLFAAACGRHFNVSVDNLGEVAVDREAFQARVAARAVRYEVEGLPRRAAAFRCALAGFYRQGLPLDAAVARGRETLTPLPA, translated from the coding sequence GTGAGCCATCGCCTCGAGGATGTCATCGCGCTGTTCGACGGCCTCTTCCTGCCCACCTACCGGACCCGGCTGGTGCGCGGCGGCGACGAGCCGCTCTACCTGCCCGCCGACGCCGACACGCCCTGGCACCGGGTGATCTTCGCACGGGGCTTCTACGCCAGCGCCCTGCACGAGATCAGCCACTGGTGCATCGCCGGGGCCCGGCGCCGCGCGCTCGAGGACTACGGCTACTGGTACCTGCCCGACGGCCGCGATGCCGAGCAGCAGCGCGCCTTCGAGTCGGTGGAGGTGGCCCCCCAGGCGCTGGAGAGCCTGTTCGCCGCCGCCTGCGGGCGGCACTTCAACGTCAGCGTCGACAACCTGGGCGAGGTGGCGGTCGACCGGGAGGCCTTCCAGGCCCGCGTCGCCGCCCGGGCGGTGCGCTACGAGGTCGAGGGCCTGCCGCGCCGGGCGGCGGCCTTCCGGTGCGCCCTCGCGGGCTTCTATCGCCAGGGGCTGCCCCTCGACGCGGCCGTGGCGCGCGGGCGCGAGACACTGACCCCGCTGCCGGCCTGA
- a CDS encoding universal stress protein has translation MSNEYRHVLVAVDLTKDSHKVLERAMQIADRNQARLSIMHTLEPLGFAYGGDIPMDLTSIQDQLDEHAKQRLAEIADPHVAKENQHVVVGMPDTEIHRFAEEQDVDLIVVGSHGRHGFALLLGSTSTGVLHGAKCDVLAVRVGKEGEAEE, from the coding sequence ATGAGCAACGAGTATCGTCACGTCCTGGTCGCGGTCGACCTGACCAAGGACTCCCACAAGGTTCTGGAGCGCGCGATGCAGATCGCCGACCGCAACCAGGCCAGGCTCTCCATCATGCATACCCTCGAACCCCTCGGCTTCGCCTACGGCGGCGATATCCCCATGGACCTGACCAGCATCCAGGATCAGCTCGACGAGCACGCCAAGCAGCGTCTCGCGGAGATCGCCGATCCCCACGTGGCCAAGGAGAACCAGCACGTGGTCGTGGGCATGCCCGATACCGAGATCCATCGCTTCGCCGAGGAGCAGGACGTCGACCTGATCGTGGTCGGCTCCCACGGCCGTCACGGCTTCGCCCTGCTGCTGGGCTCCACCTCCACCGGAGTGCTGCACGGCGCCAAGTGCGATGTCCTGGCGGTGCGTGTCGGCAAGGAAGGCGAGGCCGAGGAATAG
- the slyA gene encoding transcriptional regulator SlyA, whose protein sequence is MHQNIGFQLARVPRLWRAIIDRRLAPEGLTQTRWVTLYHLWRLGDDQPQCDLARAIGVEAPSLVRTLDQLAEQGLIERRPCDQDRRTKRIFLTQAAMPLLERIDAVVSQARREMLAGLADEEVGQLSELLSRIEANGMAIQAREEP, encoded by the coding sequence ATGCATCAGAACATCGGCTTCCAGCTTGCCCGCGTGCCACGCCTGTGGCGCGCCATCATCGATCGGCGCCTGGCCCCGGAAGGGCTGACCCAGACCCGCTGGGTCACCCTCTACCACCTGTGGCGACTGGGCGACGACCAGCCCCAGTGCGACCTCGCCCGGGCCATCGGTGTGGAGGCCCCCTCCCTGGTGCGTACCCTCGACCAGCTCGCCGAGCAGGGGCTCATCGAGCGGCGCCCCTGCGACCAGGATCGGCGCACCAAGCGCATCTTCCTGACCCAGGCGGCCATGCCGTTGCTCGAGCGCATCGATGCCGTGGTCAGCCAGGCGCGCCGGGAGATGCTCGCCGGCCTCGCCGACGAGGAGGTCGGGCAGCTCAGCGAGCTGCTGTCACGGATCGAGGCCAACGGCATGGCGATCCAGGCCCGCGAAGAGCCCTGA
- a CDS encoding ATP-binding cassette domain-containing protein: MTLLRLEQLQLAYGPQVLLDGADLVLEKGERLALVGRNGTGKSTLLKIVAGEVQADGGSIWRAPGLKIGVLAQDLPDASGQTIFDVVAQGLPEAGELLSEYHHLIHEDDPDMARMARLQTRIEAIDGWSFHQRIDVVLTRLGLPEDAEMADLSGGWRRRVALARALVAEPDLLLLDEPTNHLDLDTIAWLEEQLADFNGAVLFITHDRAFLSKLATAILELDRGRLGRYPGDYARYQEQKTHELEVEARENAEFDKKLAREEAWIRQGIKARRTRNEGRVRALQQLRQERSERRERQGKASLSVDSGARSGKRVVELDHVTHRFDDEVVIDDLSLEIQRGDRIGFIGRNGAGKTTLLKILLGELQPTEGKVLLGTKLEVAYFDQLRAGLEPEKTVYDNVAQGSDRISVGGRDRHVMSYLQDFLFAPDRVRQPVKALSGGESNRLLLAKLFTQPANVLVLDEPTNDLDVETLELLEELLLDFDGTLLLVSHDRAFMDNVVTSVLAFEGEGRVREYVGGYSDWVRQGGKLPPAPWEGAARQGAEPSAEAAPATAEPTRPATESTPSPAAAKRVKLSYKLQRELDTLPAAIERLEGEVADFEHRVGDPAFYQQDSETVTATLQALNDKQAELETAMERWMELEAMAAGEA, from the coding sequence GTGACCCTGCTACGTCTGGAACAGCTGCAACTGGCCTACGGTCCCCAGGTGCTCCTCGACGGCGCCGATCTGGTGCTGGAGAAGGGCGAGCGCCTGGCGCTGGTGGGCCGCAACGGGACCGGCAAGTCGACCCTGCTGAAGATCGTGGCGGGGGAGGTCCAGGCCGATGGCGGAAGCATCTGGCGTGCGCCGGGGCTGAAGATCGGCGTGCTCGCCCAGGACCTGCCCGATGCTTCCGGCCAGACGATCTTCGACGTGGTGGCCCAGGGCCTCCCCGAGGCCGGTGAGCTGCTGTCCGAGTATCATCATCTGATCCACGAGGATGATCCGGACATGGCACGCATGGCCAGGCTGCAGACCCGCATCGAGGCCATCGACGGCTGGTCCTTCCACCAGCGCATCGACGTCGTCCTGACTCGGTTGGGCCTGCCCGAGGATGCCGAGATGGCCGACCTCTCCGGTGGCTGGCGACGTCGAGTGGCGCTGGCCCGGGCGCTGGTCGCCGAGCCCGACCTGCTGCTGCTCGACGAGCCCACCAACCACCTGGATCTGGACACCATCGCCTGGCTGGAGGAGCAGCTCGCCGACTTCAATGGCGCCGTGCTGTTCATCACCCACGACCGTGCCTTCCTCTCGAAGCTGGCGACGGCGATCCTCGAGCTCGACCGCGGGCGCCTCGGCCGCTATCCGGGCGACTATGCCCGCTACCAGGAGCAGAAGACCCACGAGCTGGAGGTCGAGGCTCGGGAGAATGCCGAGTTCGACAAGAAGCTCGCCCGCGAGGAGGCGTGGATCCGCCAGGGCATCAAGGCCCGGCGCACCCGCAACGAAGGCCGGGTGAGGGCCCTGCAGCAGTTGCGCCAGGAGCGCAGCGAGCGCCGCGAGCGCCAGGGCAAGGCCTCGCTGTCCGTGGATAGCGGCGCACGCAGCGGCAAGCGGGTGGTGGAGCTCGATCACGTCACCCACCGCTTCGACGACGAGGTGGTGATCGACGACCTCAGCCTGGAGATCCAGCGCGGCGATCGCATCGGCTTCATCGGCCGCAACGGCGCCGGCAAGACCACCCTGCTCAAGATCCTGCTGGGGGAGCTTCAGCCCACCGAGGGCAAGGTGCTGCTGGGGACCAAGCTGGAGGTGGCCTACTTCGACCAGCTGCGCGCCGGCCTGGAGCCCGAGAAGACCGTGTACGACAACGTCGCCCAGGGCAGTGACCGCATCAGCGTGGGGGGGCGTGACCGTCACGTGATGAGCTACCTGCAGGACTTCCTCTTTGCCCCGGACCGGGTTCGCCAGCCGGTCAAGGCGCTCTCGGGCGGCGAGTCCAACCGCCTGCTGCTGGCCAAGCTGTTCACCCAGCCGGCCAATGTGCTGGTGCTCGACGAGCCCACCAACGACCTGGACGTCGAGACCCTGGAATTGCTCGAGGAGCTGCTGCTCGACTTCGACGGCACCCTGCTGCTGGTCTCCCACGACCGGGCCTTCATGGACAACGTGGTGACCAGCGTGCTGGCCTTCGAGGGCGAGGGTCGGGTCCGCGAGTACGTGGGCGGCTACAGTGACTGGGTGCGCCAGGGCGGCAAGCTGCCGCCGGCCCCCTGGGAGGGCGCGGCCCGCCAGGGGGCCGAGCCCAGCGCCGAGGCGGCGCCGGCCACGGCCGAGCCCACCAGGCCGGCGACCGAGTCGACCCCGTCGCCGGCGGCGGCCAAGCGGGTCAAGCTCTCCTACAAGCTACAGCGCGAGCTCGATACCCTGCCGGCGGCGATCGAGCGCCTCGAGGGCGAGGTGGCCGACTTCGAGCACCGGGTGGGCGACCCGGCCTTCTATCAGCAGGACAGCGAGACCGTCACCGCGACCCTCCAGGCCCTGAACGACAAGCAGGCCGAGCTGGAAACCGCCATGGAGCGGTGGATGGAGCTGGAGGCGATGGCGGCCGGCGAGGCCTGA
- a CDS encoding dehydrogenase E1 component subunit alpha/beta has translation MATAFPLEDAFFAALERDDWPPPNRPWGLEAAGLDGPRLVELFESQLLSRHLDYQARRLQARGEAFYTIGSAGHEGNAAIAAAFRPTDPAFLHYRDAAFLIQRSKSLPGQTPLHDMLLSFCAAADDPVSGGRHKVLGSVSLTVPPQTSTIASHLPKAVGAAYSLGLWRQLGGGGRWPADGVVLCSFGDASFNHSTAQGALNAAGWAAYQGVPMPLVLVCEDNAIGISTPTPRGWIEASVRARPGLHYLSCDGLDPLDTCRVAREAERLARQRRQPVFLHMHCVRLMGHAGSDAQQVYLDPARIQADEARDPLLIGAGLLRRHGLLSVAELGALYRDVGERVARVAETLVGCPRLASAAEVMASIVPPARPSRRRAVAAPAVADDAPAPMARLLNQAMARLMAEYPHLVMAGQDIGRKGGVYGVTQRLQARFGASRVIDTLLDEQSILGLGIGLAHNDLLPMLEIQFLAYLHNAEDQLRGEAATLSFFSRGQYTNPMVVRIAGLGYQKGFGGHFHNDNAIAVLRDIPGLLLACPSNGADAVGLLQEAVRLADEEQRVVVVLEPIARYHSRDLLEEGDLRWCCADPGPEHRLPAGRPGRDGEGRRLAIITYGNGVYLSHQARARLGATGEGVRIIDLRWLTGIDHDAVHREVADCDGILCVDECRRTGSLSEEIITALVERGLGSDRLHRLTAEDSFIPLGPAATVTLPSAEAIVGEARRLLGSIGSGEEGETPPPTAPAAGG, from the coding sequence GTGGCCACCGCCTTTCCCCTGGAAGATGCCTTCTTCGCCGCCCTGGAACGCGACGACTGGCCGCCGCCGAACCGCCCCTGGGGGCTGGAGGCGGCCGGGCTGGATGGCCCCCGACTGGTCGAGCTGTTCGAGTCGCAGCTGCTCAGCCGCCACCTCGACTACCAGGCGCGCCGCCTGCAGGCCCGGGGCGAGGCCTTCTACACCATCGGCAGTGCCGGCCATGAGGGCAATGCCGCCATCGCCGCGGCCTTCCGTCCTACCGATCCGGCCTTCCTGCACTACCGGGATGCCGCCTTCCTGATCCAGCGCAGCAAGTCGCTGCCCGGCCAGACCCCACTGCACGACATGCTGCTGAGCTTCTGTGCCGCGGCGGACGATCCGGTATCCGGCGGGCGCCACAAGGTGCTGGGCTCGGTGAGCCTCACGGTGCCGCCCCAGACCAGCACCATCGCCTCGCACCTGCCCAAGGCGGTGGGGGCCGCCTACAGCCTGGGCCTGTGGCGTCAACTGGGTGGGGGCGGCCGCTGGCCGGCCGACGGCGTGGTGCTGTGCAGCTTCGGCGACGCCTCCTTCAACCACTCGACCGCCCAGGGCGCCCTCAACGCCGCCGGCTGGGCCGCCTACCAGGGCGTACCCATGCCGCTGGTGCTGGTCTGCGAGGACAACGCCATCGGCATCTCCACGCCGACGCCCCGGGGCTGGATCGAGGCCAGCGTGCGCGCCCGCCCGGGGCTGCACTACCTGAGCTGCGACGGCCTGGACCCCCTCGACACCTGTCGCGTTGCCCGGGAGGCGGAACGCCTCGCCCGACAGCGGCGACAGCCGGTGTTCCTGCACATGCACTGCGTGCGCCTGATGGGCCATGCCGGCTCCGATGCCCAGCAGGTCTACCTCGACCCTGCGCGTATCCAGGCCGACGAGGCCCGCGACCCGCTGCTGATCGGTGCGGGGCTGCTGCGCCGGCATGGCCTGCTCTCCGTCGCCGAGTTGGGGGCACTGTACCGGGACGTCGGCGAGCGGGTGGCGCGGGTGGCCGAGACGCTCGTGGGATGCCCGCGTCTGGCCTCTGCCGCCGAGGTCATGGCCAGCATCGTGCCCCCGGCGCGTCCCTCGCGACGCCGGGCGGTCGCCGCGCCGGCCGTGGCGGACGACGCCCCGGCGCCCATGGCCCGACTGCTCAACCAGGCCATGGCTCGCCTGATGGCGGAGTATCCGCACCTGGTGATGGCGGGGCAGGACATCGGCCGCAAGGGGGGCGTGTATGGCGTGACACAACGGCTGCAGGCGCGCTTCGGGGCCAGTCGAGTCATCGACACCCTGCTCGACGAGCAGAGCATCCTGGGACTGGGTATCGGCCTGGCCCACAACGACCTGCTGCCGATGCTGGAGATCCAGTTCCTCGCCTACCTGCACAACGCCGAGGATCAGCTGCGCGGGGAGGCGGCCACCCTGAGCTTCTTCTCGCGGGGGCAGTACACCAACCCCATGGTGGTGCGCATCGCCGGCCTCGGCTACCAGAAGGGGTTCGGCGGTCACTTCCACAACGACAACGCCATCGCGGTGCTGCGCGATATCCCCGGCCTGCTGCTGGCCTGTCCGTCCAACGGGGCCGACGCGGTGGGGCTGCTGCAGGAAGCGGTGCGGCTCGCCGACGAGGAGCAGCGCGTGGTGGTGGTGCTCGAGCCGATCGCCCGCTACCACAGCCGGGACCTGCTGGAAGAGGGCGACCTGCGCTGGTGCTGCGCCGATCCCGGCCCGGAGCACCGGCTGCCGGCCGGCCGTCCGGGCCGCGACGGCGAGGGGCGGCGGCTGGCGATCATCACCTACGGCAACGGCGTCTACCTCTCGCACCAGGCCCGGGCCCGGCTGGGGGCGACGGGCGAGGGCGTGCGCATCATCGACCTGCGCTGGCTGACCGGCATCGACCACGATGCCGTCCACCGGGAGGTCGCCGACTGTGACGGGATCCTGTGCGTCGACGAGTGCCGGCGCACGGGCTCGCTCAGTGAGGAGATCATCACCGCCCTGGTGGAGCGCGGCCTGGGCTCCGACCGCCTGCATCGCCTGACCGCCGAGGACAGCTTCATCCCGCTGGGCCCGGCGGCCACGGTGACCCTGCCGTCGGCGGAGGCCATCGTCGGCGAGGCTCGCCGGCTGCTGGGCAGCATCGGCTCGGGTGAGGAAGGCGAGACGCCACCACCAACGGCCCCGGCGGCGGGGGGCTAG
- a CDS encoding DUF2914 domain-containing protein produces the protein MPTDHRVSDPAALPPQRARLDIWQQRLERLAARARPWSWLWPPAAFAAGVGSFFLVERQQWLGAMLALAMLLAWVLLLSESLIGRLLSRRGYPTLPRGVTTFIAQMIHQETLFFTLPFLLATTVWTSGQAVFTLLMVGLAILSILDPLYYRLADRHRWLYFAFHAQCVFLVVLVTLPTLLHLTTTQSLLLALAAMVIFSLPSLMHLLRPMTRGRWLAMLALLPLLAGAGWAGRLWVPPASLWLSGRALSPSFDEQARAPEGGMRLTPETLVDHGLYAYTAIHAPRGLREEVVHEWRHEGKLVDRIPLVIKGGREAGYRAWTHKQNFPEAVLGNWRVDVMTAGGQRIGVLRFRVSETAERATLADGRIQAPPGLPGLDLRRLIARPAESPAPDRGKDTPPPATPREDGGGTP, from the coding sequence ATGCCTACCGATCACCGCGTTTCCGACCCCGCCGCACTGCCCCCTCAGAGAGCGCGTCTCGATATCTGGCAGCAGCGCCTGGAGCGGCTGGCCGCACGCGCCCGACCCTGGAGCTGGCTGTGGCCGCCGGCGGCCTTCGCCGCGGGGGTCGGCAGCTTCTTCCTGGTGGAGCGCCAGCAGTGGCTCGGCGCCATGCTGGCGCTGGCCATGCTGCTGGCCTGGGTGCTGCTGCTCTCGGAGAGCCTGATCGGTCGTCTGCTGTCGCGGCGGGGCTATCCGACCCTCCCTCGCGGTGTGACCACCTTCATCGCCCAGATGATCCACCAGGAGACGCTGTTCTTTACCCTGCCCTTCCTGCTGGCGACCACGGTGTGGACCAGCGGCCAGGCGGTGTTCACGCTGCTGATGGTGGGCCTGGCGATCCTGTCGATCCTCGACCCGCTCTACTACCGCCTGGCCGATCGCCACCGCTGGCTGTACTTCGCCTTCCATGCCCAGTGCGTCTTCCTGGTGGTGCTGGTGACGCTGCCGACCCTGCTCCACCTGACCACCACCCAGAGCCTGCTGCTGGCCCTGGCGGCCATGGTCATCTTCAGCCTGCCGAGCCTGATGCACCTGCTGCGCCCCATGACCCGGGGACGCTGGCTGGCCATGCTGGCCCTGCTGCCGCTGCTCGCCGGCGCCGGCTGGGCCGGTCGCCTGTGGGTGCCGCCCGCCAGCCTGTGGCTGTCCGGCCGCGCCCTGTCACCGAGCTTCGATGAGCAGGCCAGGGCCCCGGAGGGCGGCATGCGCCTGACCCCCGAGACGCTGGTCGACCATGGGCTCTATGCCTATACGGCCATTCATGCGCCGCGGGGGCTGCGTGAGGAAGTCGTCCACGAATGGCGCCACGAGGGCAAGCTGGTCGACCGCATTCCCCTGGTGATCAAGGGCGGTCGCGAGGCGGGATACCGGGCCTGGACCCACAAGCAGAACTTCCCCGAGGCGGTGCTGGGGAACTGGCGGGTCGACGTGATGACCGCCGGCGGCCAGCGCATCGGCGTGCTGCGCTTCCGGGTCAGCGAGACGGCGGAGCGGGCGACCCTGGCCGACGGACGGATCCAGGCCCCGCCGGGGCTTCCCGGTCTCGACCTGCGCCGGCTGATCGCCCGCCCCGCCGAGTCGCCGGCACCCGACCGCGGGAAGGATACCCCGCCGCCGGCCACGCCGCGCGAGGACGGCGGCGGCACGCCCTGA
- a CDS encoding preprotein translocase subunit YajC has protein sequence MVWLIILGVVGLVFAPAMWLRPSPRQQRLIRLREAARRAGITVRLENSPLHDGGELLPAYRWPYPAQQPGPDFVLVRDAVASQALKPYQAGWRWRLEPLRPLPSAAQQRLAALLARLPEDALVVESGAATLTLWWEESLDIEALEALATGFAELRDSLAGRPDRPEAHRRLRSPKA, from the coding sequence ATGGTCTGGTTGATCATCCTGGGGGTCGTGGGGCTGGTGTTCGCCCCGGCCATGTGGCTGCGCCCGAGTCCGCGTCAACAGCGGCTGATCCGCCTGCGCGAGGCCGCCAGGCGCGCCGGGATCACCGTGCGCCTCGAGAACTCGCCGCTGCACGACGGCGGCGAGCTGCTGCCCGCCTATCGCTGGCCCTATCCGGCCCAGCAGCCGGGGCCCGATTTCGTGCTGGTGCGGGATGCCGTCGCCAGCCAGGCGCTGAAGCCCTACCAGGCCGGCTGGCGCTGGCGGCTGGAACCCCTGCGGCCCCTGCCGAGCGCCGCGCAGCAACGGCTGGCGGCGCTCCTGGCGCGGCTGCCGGAGGATGCGCTGGTGGTGGAGTCGGGCGCGGCGACGCTGACCCTGTGGTGGGAGGAGTCGCTGGACATCGAGGCCCTGGAGGCGCTGGCGACGGGCTTCGCCGAGCTGCGCGACAGCCTGGCCGGGCGGCCGGACCGCCCCGAGGCCCACCGCCGCCTGCGCTCGCCCAAGGCCTGA